The following nucleotide sequence is from Thermostaphylospora chromogena.
GACGACGCGCCGCAGGCCGTCGATGGAGGCGAAGGTCCGTTCGATCAGGTCGTGCCGGGCGGCGGTGAAGACGACGACGGTCACGTCGTCGGGCACGGCGCCGGAGACGGCCAGGTGCCGCACGAAGTCGAAGTCGGTCCGGCTCGCCGACGGGTAGCCGATCTCGATCTCTTTGAAGCCCATGGCCACGAAGAGGTCGAACATGCGGCGCTTGCGGGGCGTGTCCATGGGCTCGGCCAGCGCCTGGTTGCCGTCACGCAGATCGACCGGCACCCACAGCGGGGCCTGCTCGATCCGCCGGAGGGGCCAGGTGCGGTCCACCGCGGGCAGCGGCACCCGCTCATGCGCGGGCCGGTACCGGTGGTACGGCATGGCGCTGGGACGCTGGGGATTCCACGCGGGAGCGGTCGCGGGCACGGGACCGCTCGGCGTGCGCAGCGTGGGGAAAGGGGTGGGAACGGAGAAGTGGTCGGTGACCACGGTCATCGGTGCTCCTTCCATCGGCCGTGGACCGGTCGCCGCCGGGCCTGTGGCCGGGCCTCCGCCGGTCCGATCAACGACCGGCAAGGCGAGAGCTCCGCGGCGGGGGGCCGGTCGGTCAGGCCCCGCCGCGGCGGCGGAGAAGGAGACGCTTGTCGATCATCATGCCGAGTACACTAGTCGCCACCGACTCCTCAGACAACCTGATAAGTGAGATTCGATGCCTCTCGATGCGATCCGTCCTAGCCCGCTGGTCGAGCAGGCCGCCCAGCGGCTGCGCGAGCAGATCACCGAAGGGCACTGGCCGGTCGGCACCAGACTTCCCGGGGAGACCACGCTCGCCAAGACACTCGGCGTGGGGCGCTCCACGGTGCGCGAGGCCATCCGCACTCTGGCCGGAGCCGGTCTGGTGCAGACGAGGCAGGGGGCGGGCGTCTTCGTCGTCGCCACCGAGCCGGTGGAGGACTGGCCCACCCGACTGCGCCGCGCCGCCGTCGCCGACGTCTATGAGGTCCGCATGCTGGTCGAGACGCAGGCCGCCCGCCTGGCCGCGGAGCGCAGGACCGACGCGGACATCGCCGCCCTGCGCGCGGCCCTGGCCGGCCGCCGCGCCGCCGCCTCGGGTAACGACGCCGCCTTCGTCGACGCCGACATCGCACTGCACACGGCGATCGTCGCCGCCGCGCACAACCCGGTGCTCGACGACCTGTTCACGGAGTTCGTACCGGCGCTGCGCGAGGCGCTGATCGACCTGGTCGACCTGCTCGGGTTGCGCAGGCAGGATCCCAACCACGGTGACGACGCCCACGCCGCCCTCGTCGAGGCCGTCGAGCGCGGCGACGCCGAGGCGGCCGGCCGTACGCTCCAGGGTGAGCTGGAGCAGACGCTGTCGCACCTGCGTCGGGCCTGAACGCCGCGGGCCGGTGCCCCGGCGGGATCGCCGAGGCGACCGGACTCACGCCGGCCGATGTGACGGATGCGTAGCATGCGGAGAAGCTGCGAAGCAGCTTCCGGCCATCGGGCGACCGAACCCGATGTCACATCGAGTGAGAGCGGATGGGGTGCGATCTGTGGCGGAGTACGTGCAGGTCCTGACGACGGTGGAGCGTGCCGAGGACGCGGCCTCGCTGGCACGGAGCCTCATCGAGGCGCGGCTCGCCGCGTGTGCGCAGATCGTCGGGCCGATCCGATCCGTGTACCGGTGGCAGGGGCGGATCGAGGACGCCCAGGAGTGGCAGCTTCTCGTGAAGACGACCGCCGACCTGTTCCCGGACGTGGAAGCCCACATCCGGGAGAACCACGATTACGAGACACCGGAGATCATCGCCACACCCATCGTCGCGGGGAGCGCGAGCTACCTGGCCTGGATCAGCGCGGAGACGGACCGGAACGGCGCTGCGTCGTAAGGCCCGGTCCGTTCGACGACGCTCGGCATCGTCGCCGGACCCCGGATCCGGGCCGCCCGCCGCTGTTGCGGAAGCGGCGGGAAGGGCGCCTGGCGTCGGCTCGCGAGCTTCCGCCCGGACGCGACGGCGGCTCCGGGCGAGCTCCACGCCGGGAGGACGGACGTATGCCTCCGGGGTGCAGACAGCGGTACGGCCCGCCCGTTCGCTGACGGGCGGGCCGTACCGTGGATGTGGAGCTATGGGGATTCGAACCCCAGACCTCCTCCATGCCATGGAGGCGCGCTACCAACTGCGCTATAGCCCCTCGGGTTGGCTAGGAGTGTATAGGACCGAGGGGCCTGATGCGGAATCGGCGCGTGAATCAGCGGCCCAGCCGGATGACGTTCCAGCTCACCGGGGGCAGGGAGGCGTGCAGGGTTCCGGTGTCGATCCCGGTGCCGGTGACCGGGCGGGGCCGGACGCGATCGGGTTCGGCGGCGCTGTTGCGGGCGCCGAGGTCCTCGTCGGTGAGCACGGTGTGCTCCAGCACCCGGACCCCGTCGCCGAGCGCGCGCACGTTCGCCGCCAGCTCCAGGGCGTCGGTCTGCGAGCGGTTCACCGCGAAGAGGGTCACCGTCCCGTCCTCGGCCTGTACGGCGGTGGCGTGCAGCAGCCCGACCTCGCCCGCCGCGCACTCGTACACGGGGGTCTGCGGCTCCACGCGCAGCACCCGGCCCCGGCCGTACCGGGACGCCTGGGCGAAGGGGTGGAAGATGGTCTGCCGCCAGGCGGGGCCGCCGGGTTCGGCGAAGATGGGCGCGATCACGTTGACGAGCTGCGCCTGGCAGGCGACGCGCACCCGGTCGGCGTGCCGGAGCAGGGCGATGAGCAGGCTGCCCACCACGACGGCGTCGGTGACGTCGTAGTGGTCCTCCAGCAGCGGCGGGGCGTGCCGCCACTCCAGCGTGGACTCCTGCGCCTGGAACTTGCGCATGTACCACACGTTCCACTCGTCGAAGGAGAGGTTGATCCGCTTGGTGGAGCGGGTGACCGCGCGCATGTGGTCGCAGGTGGCGACGGTGTCGGCGATGAAGGCCTCCATCCGGTCGCCGGAGGCGAGGAAGGTCGCCACGTCGCCGTCGATCGGCTCGTAGTAGGCGTGCAGGGACACGTAGTCGACCACGTCGTAGGCGTGCTTGAGGACGGTGGCCTCCCAGGTGCCGAAGGTCGGCATGGTCGCGCCGGAGCTGCCGCAGGCGACCAGCTCCAGCCGCCGGTCGATCATCCGCATGGCGCGAGCGGTCTCGGCGGCGAGCCTGCCGTACTCGTCGGCGGTCTTGTGACCGAGCTGCCAGGGGCCGTCCATCTCGTTGCCCAGGCACCACAGGCGGATGTCGTACGGCTCGGCGTCACCGTGCTTGCGCCGCAGGTCGGACCAGTGGGTGCCGGACGGGTGATTGGCGTATTCGAGCAGGTCGATGGCCTCCTGCACGCCGCGGGTGCCGAGGTTGACGGCCATCATCGGCTCGACGCCGGCCGCTCTGGTCCACTTGATGAACTCGCCGAGGCCGAAGGTGTTGGGTTCGATGGAGCGCCAGGCGGAGTCGAGGCGGGTGGGCCGGTCGGGGCCGACGCCGTCCTCCCAGCGGTAGCCGGAGACGAAGTTGCCGCCGGGGTAGCGGACGACGGTGACACCGAGTTCGCGGACCAGGTCGAGGACGTCGCGCCGGAATCCGTTCTCGTCGGCGGCCGGGTGGCCGGGCTCGTAGATTCCGGTGTACACGCACCGGCCGAGGTGCTCGACGAACGAGCCGAACAGCCGGGGGTCGACGTCGGCGATGGCGAAGGCGGGGTCGATGGTCAGGGACGCTTTAGTCATCGCACCTCAATCGGTCAAGGCCGCCCGCCGGGGAGCGGCCGCAGGGCTGGGTCGCGGTCGAACGCCTACGGATAGCGCTTTCCACAAGGTGGCACATCGAACACCCGGAAACACGAGGGGGTCCGTGCGGCGCACTCCGGAATCGCCGCGACTGTAGGCGCGCGGCGCGAGGGCGGTCAACCCCTCACACCCACGCCGGACGAGGCGTTCAAGTACGGAAGGCGAGCCACGCGATCCCCAAGAAGCCGCAGGTAGGGTCCAGGTTGAGCCACTGTGTCCGAGACGTTATCGCGCACCGTTGACACGCTAATTGTTAGCGATAACAATCGCAACGCAAGGCGCGAAGTCACTCCTACACGGCAGACCTCCTGGTCCGCCGGGCGGCGCGGCCGCGCCGGCTCCGCCCGCCGTTCCCGGCCGCGGGCGGCCCCCTCACGGCGGGCCGGCGCCCCACGGCCCCGCGCACCAGCCCCCATCCAAGGAGAAAGCCATGAGGTTCGGACGGATCGCGACGGTCGTGTCAGCCCTCGCACTGGCGGTGACCATGTCGGCGTGCGGCTCCAGCCAGAAGACCATCGAGCAGGAGGCCGCGTCCGGCGACAACAGCGGCGCCCTCATCGGCGTCACCATGCCGACGAGATCGTCCGAACGCTGGATCGCCGACGGCGAGAACGTCAAGGCGGGCCTGGAGAAACTCGGCTACCAGGTCGACCTGCAGTACGCGGAGAACGACATCCCCACCCAGGTCAACCAGATCGAGAACCAGATCACCAAGGGCGCCAAGCTGCTGATCATCGCCTCCATCGACGGCACCGCCCTCACCACCCAGCTCCAGCAGGCGGCCGACAACAACATCCCCGTCATCGCCTACGACCGGCTGATCCGCAACAGCCCCAACGTCGACTACTACACCACCTTCGACAACTTCAAGGTCGGCGTGCAGCAGGCCACCTCGCTGCTGGTCGGACTCGGAGTGCTCGAGCCGGACGGGTCGGAGGGCTCGGCCGAGGGCCCGTTCAACATCGAGCTGTTCGGCGGCTCCCCCGACGACAACAACGCCACCTTCTTCTACAACGGCGCGATGTCGGTGCTCCAGCCGTACATCGACAAGGGCGTGCTGAAGGTGGCCAGCGGCCAGACGGACTTCAAGACCATCGCCATCCTGCGCTGGGACCCGGCGACCGCGCAGAAGCGCATGGAGGACATCCTCACCAAGACCTACACCGGCGGGAAGAAGGTCGACGGCGTGCTCTCGCCGTACGACGGGCTGTCCATCGGCATCCTGTCGGCGCTCAAGAGCAACGGGTACGGCACCGCCGACCAGCCCTATCCGATCGTGACCGGCCAGGACGCCGAGGTCGCCTCGGTGAAGTCGATCATCGCGGGTGAGCAGTACTCCACGATCTTCAAGGACACCCGCGAGCTGGCCAAGGTCACCGTCGAGATGGCCGACACCATCCTCAAGGGCGGGAAGCCGAACGTGAACAACACCACCGACTACGACAACGGCAACAAGGTCGTACCGTCCCAGCTGCTGGACTCGGTGATCGTCAACAAGGACAACTACAAGGAAGTGCTGGTCGACAGCGGCTACTACACCGAGCAGGACCTGGCCTGACACCCGAACGTCCCGGGGGGCGGGTTCCTGCCGTCCCGCCCCCCGGGATCCGTGCTGGGAGGGGTGAGACATGACCGACCACATCTTGCTGATGCGCGGCATCGGCAAGTCCTTCCCCGGGGTGCGGGCCCTGCAGGACGTGAACCTCTCGGTCCGGCGGGGAGAGATCCACGCCATCTGCGGCGAGAACGGCGCGGGCAAGTCGACGCTGATGAAGATCCTGTCGGGGGTGTACCCGCACGGCGATTACGAGGGTGAGATCATCTTCGACGGCCGGCCGTGCCGGTTCGGCGGGATCAGGGACAGCGAGCGCGCCGGGATCGTCATCATCCACCAGGAGCTGGCGCTGTGCCCGCAGCTGTCGATCGCGGAGAACATCTTCCTGGGCAACGAGCGGGCCCGGCGCTGGCTGGTGGACTGGAACCGCACCAACCACGAGGCGGCCATGCTGATGGAGCGGGTCGGCCTGCGGGAGAACCCGGTGACGCCGGTGTCCGACCTCGGCGTGGGCAAGCAGCAGCTCGTCGAGATCGCCAAGGCGCTGTCGAAGGAGGTGCGGCTGCTCATCCTCGACGAGCCCACCGCCGCGCTCAACGACGAGGACTCCGCCCACCTGCTCGACCTGCTGCGGGGCCTGCGCGACGAGGGCATCACCTGTGTGATCATCTCGCACAAGCTCAACGAGATCATCGAGATCGCCGACTCGATCACCATCCTGCGCGACGGCCGCACGATCGAGACCCTGGACATGGCCGTCGACGACGTCACCGAGGACCGCATCATCTCCGGCATGGTGGGCCGCGACCTGAAGCACCGCTTCCCGCCCCGCGAACCGAAGATCGGCGATGAGGTCCTGCGCATCGAGGACTGGACCGTCGGCAGCCCCACCCAGCCCGGCAGGAAAGTCGTGGACGGCGCCACGCTGAGCCTGCGCGCGGGCGAGATCGTGGGCCTGGCGGGCCTGATGGGCGCGGGGCGCACCGAGCTGGCGATGAGCGTGTTCGGCCGCGCCTACGGGGTGAACATCTCCGGCCGGCTGTACAAGAACGGCAAGCAGATCGAGCTGCGCTCGGTGCGGGACGCCATCCGGCACGGCATCGCCTACGCCAGCGAGGACCGCAAGCGGTACGGCCTGAACCTCATCGAGGACATCAAGCGCAACATCTCCGCCGTCGGACTGAACAAGCTGGCCCGGTACGGCTGGGTCAACGAGAACGAGGAGTACCGCGTCGCCGAGGGCTTCCGCGCGAGCATGAACATCAAGGCGCCGGACGTGTCGAGCGTCGTGGGCAAGCTCAGCGGCGGCAACCAGCAGAAGGTCGCGCTGTCCAAGTGGATCTACACCGATCCCGACGTGCTGATCCTGGACGAGCCCACCCGCGGTATCGACGTGGGCGCCAAGTACGAGATCTACACGATCATCAACCGGCTCGCCGACCAGGGCAAGGCGATTCTGGTCATCTCCTCGGAGCTGCCGGAGCTGCTCGGGCTGTGCGACCGCATCTACACCCTCTCGGAGGGCCGCATCACCGGCGAGATCCCTCGGGAGGAGGCGTCCCAGGAGCGCTTGATGTACTACATGACGATCGGACAGGAGTAGCTCGCGATGAGCAGCATCTCGCCCGCCAACGTCGCCGTGGAACCGCAGGACGGTGGTGGAGGCGGCACGCGTCCGCCGCGCCGGTTCTCGCTGGGCGGCCTGTCGGTCAACGTGCGGCAGAGCGGCATCTACATCGCCTTCGCGCTGATCGTGCTGTTGTTCTCCGTCCTCACCGACGGCGCCCTGCTGCACCCGCAGAACATCTCCAACATCATCGTCCAGAACTCGTACATCCTGATCCTGGCCATCGGGATGATCCTGGTCATCATCTCCGGGCACATCGACCTGTCGGTGGGTTCCGTGGTGGCCGTCACCGGCGCCATATCCGCGGTGCTGATGGTGAACTACGGGATGCCCTGGCCGGCGGCGCTGCTGATCACCCTGGTGGCGGGCGGCCTCATCGGCGCCTGGCAGGGGTTCTGGACCGCGTACTTCGGCATCCCGTCGTTCATCGTGACGCTGGCCGGGATGCTGCTGTTCCGCGCTCTCACCCTCACCGTGCTCGGCAACCAGGGCATCGGCCCGTTCCCCGACGCGGTCCGCACGCTCGCCAACGGGTTCACCCCCGGCTACCTCGGCAACATCGGGCTCGGTCCGCTGGGCGGCGCCGACCTGTTCAGCCTCCTGGTGGGGCTCATGGCCGTCGCGGGCATGGCCGCCGCCCAGTGGCGGACCCGCAAGGCCCGCATCGGGTACGGCCAGCCGGTCGAGCCGCTCCCGCTCTTCCTATTCAAGATCATCGGCGCCAGCGCGCTGATCATGGCGGTCGTGGTGCAGCTCGCCCGGTTCAAGAACCTGCCGTGGGTGCTGGTGCTGCTGGCCCTGCTGGTGCTGGGCTACTCGCTGATGGCCAACCGCTCGGTGTTCGGCCGACGCATCTACGCCGTCGGCGGCAACCTGCAGGCGGCGATCCTGTCCGGGATCAAGGCCAAGTCGGTGGTCTTCTGGATCTTCGTGAACATGGGCCTGCTGTCCGCGCTGGCCGGCATCATCTTCGCCGGACGGCTCAACCAGGCCGGTCCCACCGCGGGCACCGCCTTCGAGCTGGACGCCATCGCCGCGGCGTTCATCGGCGGCGCGGCCGTGCAGGGCGGCGTGGGCAAGGTGGTCGGCGCGATCACCGGTGGCCTGATCATGGGCGTGATCAACAACGGCATGTCGCTGATCGGCTCGCCGAGCGAGCGGGTCATGCTGGTGAAGGGCATCGTCCTGCTCGCGGCGGTGGCCTTCGACGTGTGGACCAAGCGGCGGTCCGGCGCCGCCCGCTGAGGTCCGCCGAGATTCACGGGTGAGCCCCCGGCGCCCGGCGCCGGGGGCTCACACACGTGCGACCTGGTTCCCCGCCTGAGGCGGGCCCGCCTCTCAGGCGGGGGGCGGGGCGACGCTGCGGCGGACGACGAGGGTGGGCTCGACGGTGTACCGCTCGGTCTGCGCCCGCCCCGACTCGATCTGCTCCAGCAGCATTCGCAGGCTCGCCTTGGCCACCGCGTCGAAGTCGGGCCGGACCGTGGTCAGCGGCGGGATGAAGTAGGCCGCCTCCGGCACGTCGTCGAAGCCGATGACGCTGACGTCCTGCGGCACCCGTCTGCCCCGCTCGTGCATGGCGTGCAGGATGCCCAGCGCGAGATGGTCGTTGGCGGCGAAGATCGCGGTGACCTCGGGCATGCGGGCCAGCATCTGCCCGGCGCGGTAACCGGAGGCGGCCGTCCAGTCGGCGGGCATCAGCGGCGGGACCTCCGCCCCGGCCTCGACCAGCGCCTGCCGCCAGCCCTCGATGCGTCCGGCGCTGTCGAACCACTCCGCCGGCCCGGAGACGTGCCACACGGTGGAGTGGCCCGCCTCCAGCAGGTGGCGGGTGGCGGCCAGAGCGCCGGCCTGCTGATCGACGGTGACCAGGGGACGCGGACGCGCCGGGTCACCGTCGATCGTGACCAGCGGGATGTCGGCACGCACGTGGTCCAGGGCCTCGTTCGCGGAGACCACGGGGGCGATCACGACGATGCCGGCCACCCCCTGGTCGAGGTGACGCTCGACGGTCTCGGCGATGGAACGGCGGTCGAGCCTGCGCACGCTGCCCACGCTCACCGCGAACCCCGACTCGGCCGCCGCCTGCTCGAAGGCGGTGAGCAGCGATGCGGGGCCGTACAGCGTGGAGTTCTGCGTCACCACGCCGAGCAGGCGTGACCGGCCGGTCGCCAGGGCGCGCGCCGCCTGGTTGGGGCGGTACCCCAGTTCGGCGATGGCGGCACGCACCCGCAACCGGGTCTGTTCACGCACATTGGGGTGGCCGTTGAGCACCCGAGACACCGTCTGGTGAGAGACCCCCGCAAGCCGGGCGACGTCCGTCATCGCCGGGCCACGCACGCCCTTCTTCCCCACCTTCGAAAACCCCATTCACCACAAGGCCGTGACCATCGAGTCCTTTCCGGCCTCGTGCACGCCCAACCCGATCCCGGCCGCGAACACAAGCACCGGCCGCGGGCGACCTTCGGAGGCGATCGCCAATCAAAGGTTAGCGATAACAACTCCGCATGTCAGAGACGGGTGGGGTGAAATCCATGTGACATATCACAGACCTTGCGCGAGACGGTAGTACGCCTGGTTCCAGCGCAGCTCCTTGGCGAAGGCGCGCGTGGTCGTGTCGGCGTCGATGACCAGGAGTTCCACCCCGAGCATGTCGGCGAAGTCGGTCAGCTCCTCGGCGCCGACCGCCGCGGACAGCACGGTGTGGTGCGGGGCACCGGCGATCAGCCACGACTCCGCGGAGGTCCGCAGGTCGGGCCGCGGCCGCCAGACCGCCCTGGCCACCGGCAGCTTGGGCAGCGGCGCCAGCGGTTCGACCACGTCGATCTCGTTGGCCACCAGCCGGAACCGGTCGCCCATGTCGGCCAGGCCCACCACCACGGCCGGCCCGGGCCGGGCGTCGAACACCAGCCGCACCGGATCCTCCCGGTTGCCGATGCTCAGCGGATGGATCTCGCAGGACGGCGTGTCCGCCGCGATGGACGGGCAGACCTCCAGCATGTGGGCGCCGAGGATCAGCTCCTCGCCCGGCTTGAGGTGGTAGGTGTAGTCCTCCATGAAGGAGGTGCCGCCCGGCAGCCCGTCCGACATCACCTTGAGCGTGCGCAGCAGCACCGACGTCTTCCAGTCGCCCTCGCCGCCGAAACCGTAGCCGTCGGCCATCAGGCGCTGCACGGCCAGGCCGGGGAGCTGGCGCAGGCCGCCGAGGTCCTCGAAGTTCGTGGTGAACGCCTTGAACCCGCCGGCCTCCAGGAAGCTGCGCAGCCCCAGCTCGATACGCGCGGCGTAGCGCAGCGACTCGTGCCGCTCGCCGCCGGCGCGCAGCTCGGGCACCACCCGGTACCGCTCCTCGTACTCCTTCACCAGCGCCGTGACGTCGGCGTCGGAGGCGGCGTCCACCGCCT
It contains:
- a CDS encoding FadR/GntR family transcriptional regulator, giving the protein MPLDAIRPSPLVEQAAQRLREQITEGHWPVGTRLPGETTLAKTLGVGRSTVREAIRTLAGAGLVQTRQGAGVFVVATEPVEDWPTRLRRAAVADVYEVRMLVETQAARLAAERRTDADIAALRAALAGRRAAASGNDAAFVDADIALHTAIVAAAHNPVLDDLFTEFVPALREALIDLVDLLGLRRQDPNHGDDAHAALVEAVERGDAEAAGRTLQGELEQTLSHLRRA
- the cutA gene encoding divalent-cation tolerance protein CutA produces the protein MRSVAEYVQVLTTVERAEDAASLARSLIEARLAACAQIVGPIRSVYRWQGRIEDAQEWQLLVKTTADLFPDVEAHIRENHDYETPEIIATPIVAGSASYLAWISAETDRNGAAS
- a CDS encoding alpha-N-arabinofuranosidase; its protein translation is MTKASLTIDPAFAIADVDPRLFGSFVEHLGRCVYTGIYEPGHPAADENGFRRDVLDLVRELGVTVVRYPGGNFVSGYRWEDGVGPDRPTRLDSAWRSIEPNTFGLGEFIKWTRAAGVEPMMAVNLGTRGVQEAIDLLEYANHPSGTHWSDLRRKHGDAEPYDIRLWCLGNEMDGPWQLGHKTADEYGRLAAETARAMRMIDRRLELVACGSSGATMPTFGTWEATVLKHAYDVVDYVSLHAYYEPIDGDVATFLASGDRMEAFIADTVATCDHMRAVTRSTKRINLSFDEWNVWYMRKFQAQESTLEWRHAPPLLEDHYDVTDAVVVGSLLIALLRHADRVRVACQAQLVNVIAPIFAEPGGPAWRQTIFHPFAQASRYGRGRVLRVEPQTPVYECAAGEVGLLHATAVQAEDGTVTLFAVNRSQTDALELAANVRALGDGVRVLEHTVLTDEDLGARNSAAEPDRVRPRPVTGTGIDTGTLHASLPPVSWNVIRLGR
- the chvE gene encoding multiple monosaccharide ABC transporter substrate-binding protein gives rise to the protein MRFGRIATVVSALALAVTMSACGSSQKTIEQEAASGDNSGALIGVTMPTRSSERWIADGENVKAGLEKLGYQVDLQYAENDIPTQVNQIENQITKGAKLLIIASIDGTALTTQLQQAADNNIPVIAYDRLIRNSPNVDYYTTFDNFKVGVQQATSLLVGLGVLEPDGSEGSAEGPFNIELFGGSPDDNNATFFYNGAMSVLQPYIDKGVLKVASGQTDFKTIAILRWDPATAQKRMEDILTKTYTGGKKVDGVLSPYDGLSIGILSALKSNGYGTADQPYPIVTGQDAEVASVKSIIAGEQYSTIFKDTRELAKVTVEMADTILKGGKPNVNNTTDYDNGNKVVPSQLLDSVIVNKDNYKEVLVDSGYYTEQDLA
- the mmsA gene encoding multiple monosaccharide ABC transporter ATP-binding protein, with the protein product MTDHILLMRGIGKSFPGVRALQDVNLSVRRGEIHAICGENGAGKSTLMKILSGVYPHGDYEGEIIFDGRPCRFGGIRDSERAGIVIIHQELALCPQLSIAENIFLGNERARRWLVDWNRTNHEAAMLMERVGLRENPVTPVSDLGVGKQQLVEIAKALSKEVRLLILDEPTAALNDEDSAHLLDLLRGLRDEGITCVIISHKLNEIIEIADSITILRDGRTIETLDMAVDDVTEDRIISGMVGRDLKHRFPPREPKIGDEVLRIEDWTVGSPTQPGRKVVDGATLSLRAGEIVGLAGLMGAGRTELAMSVFGRAYGVNISGRLYKNGKQIELRSVRDAIRHGIAYASEDRKRYGLNLIEDIKRNISAVGLNKLARYGWVNENEEYRVAEGFRASMNIKAPDVSSVVGKLSGGNQQKVALSKWIYTDPDVLILDEPTRGIDVGAKYEIYTIINRLADQGKAILVISSELPELLGLCDRIYTLSEGRITGEIPREEASQERLMYYMTIGQE
- the mmsB gene encoding multiple monosaccharide ABC transporter permease, which encodes MSSISPANVAVEPQDGGGGGTRPPRRFSLGGLSVNVRQSGIYIAFALIVLLFSVLTDGALLHPQNISNIIVQNSYILILAIGMILVIISGHIDLSVGSVVAVTGAISAVLMVNYGMPWPAALLITLVAGGLIGAWQGFWTAYFGIPSFIVTLAGMLLFRALTLTVLGNQGIGPFPDAVRTLANGFTPGYLGNIGLGPLGGADLFSLLVGLMAVAGMAAAQWRTRKARIGYGQPVEPLPLFLFKIIGASALIMAVVVQLARFKNLPWVLVLLALLVLGYSLMANRSVFGRRIYAVGGNLQAAILSGIKAKSVVFWIFVNMGLLSALAGIIFAGRLNQAGPTAGTAFELDAIAAAFIGGAAVQGGVGKVVGAITGGLIMGVINNGMSLIGSPSERVMLVKGIVLLAAVAFDVWTKRRSGAAR
- a CDS encoding LacI family DNA-binding transcriptional regulator is translated as MGFSKVGKKGVRGPAMTDVARLAGVSHQTVSRVLNGHPNVREQTRLRVRAAIAELGYRPNQAARALATGRSRLLGVVTQNSTLYGPASLLTAFEQAAAESGFAVSVGSVRRLDRRSIAETVERHLDQGVAGIVVIAPVVSANEALDHVRADIPLVTIDGDPARPRPLVTVDQQAGALAATRHLLEAGHSTVWHVSGPAEWFDSAGRIEGWRQALVEAGAEVPPLMPADWTAASGYRAGQMLARMPEVTAIFAANDHLALGILHAMHERGRRVPQDVSVIGFDDVPEAAYFIPPLTTVRPDFDAVAKASLRMLLEQIESGRAQTERYTVEPTLVVRRSVAPPPA
- the araA gene encoding L-arabinose isomerase — protein: MKLWFLTGSQGLYGEETLRQVAEQSQEIAAALDRSLSFEVVWQPVLTSAEAIRRVCLEANSDDECIGLIAWMHTFSPAKMWIAGLDVLRKPLLHLHTQANLELPWSTIDMDFMNLNQAAHGDREFGYIQSRLGVPRKTVAGHVSDPAVIERIAAWTRAAAGRAEVATLKLARFGDNMRDVAVTEGDKVEAQLRFGVSVNTYGVTELVEAVDAASDADVTALVKEYEERYRVVPELRAGGERHESLRYAARIELGLRSFLEAGGFKAFTTNFEDLGGLRQLPGLAVQRLMADGYGFGGEGDWKTSVLLRTLKVMSDGLPGGTSFMEDYTYHLKPGEELILGAHMLEVCPSIAADTPSCEIHPLSIGNREDPVRLVFDARPGPAVVVGLADMGDRFRLVANEIDVVEPLAPLPKLPVARAVWRPRPDLRTSAESWLIAGAPHHTVLSAAVGAEELTDFADMLGVELLVIDADTTTRAFAKELRWNQAYYRLAQGL